The Terriglobales bacterium genome includes the window ATTCTGGCCCTGGCCTCCGACTATGATGCAACTTTGGCCTTCGAGGGCAAGATTGCTCCGCACACGCGCGATGCGCTCGCGCGCCTGAAGGCCTCGACCCGCAAGCTGCTCCTGGTAACTGGGCGGGAACTCGAAGACTTGCTCGCGATTGCCCCGGAAATTGCGCTCTTCGATTGCACGGTGGCTGAAAACGGTGCGGTCCTATACTGGCCTTCGCGCCGCCACATCGAATCGATTGCTCCTCCACCACCTAAGCAGTTTCTGGAAAAGCTGCGCCAACGAGGAGTACAACCCGTGTCCGTGGGCCGCTCCATTGTCTCCACAAAGCAGCCGAACGCCGGTACTGTGCAAGAGACGATTGCTGACATGGGACTGGCACTCGACATCATCTTTAACCGCGACTCGGTGATGGTGCTTCCTGCAGGCGTCAACAAAGCGACTGGTCTGACTCGCGCACTGAGGGAATTGGGAGTGCCGGCAGCGCAGGTGGTCGCCGTGGGCGATGCGGAAAACGATGAGGCTTTTCTCAGGTTATGCGGATTTTCTGTAGCCGTAGCCAATGCGATCCCGAGGATCAAGCAACTGGCGGATATGACCACAGAGCAGGAACACGGTCCCGGAGTGGTTGAGCTAGTGGAGAAAATCCTGGCTGGCGAACCACTCCGTCAGCCTTCCCCGCGCAATCCTCTTTGTGGCGTTTCGTCCACGCACTTGGAGAAGTGAATGTACCGCCCCTCCCAGGGCTCAGGATCTTAAAGACGCATACCCGGCACCGTGTGCGGGGCTCATGTCACTTTGTGCCGCGAAACGCGGCACACAAGCAAAGGCGAACAACATCAGTCACACCAGTTGGAAAACCTCGTGCCGCATTCACATCGCAGCAAGCCTCGTGCAGCGTTTCGCAGGATTCGAAATGAGCCCGGCATCCCATGCCGGGTAGGCGGCCCGCAGATCCCGAGCCCCGGAGGGGCAGCACCTATCTTCACGCGCGGGAATTCTTAATCCATGTTCGATCACACAGGGGCGGACCCATCATTTCCCCATCAATTCCAATAACTCCGTGACCTCCGTCTGGATCGCGGTCCTTAACGTCGGCTGAAAATCAGGAGCAAACAGTGCCGAGTGCAAGGACGGCAATTGCGCACCCGATTGCTGCGCATCCGCGAACTTCTGAGGATTGACGGCGCCGACGTGGAACATCGCTTCGGGAATACCGTCCTGAGCGTAGTAACTGAAATCCTCGCTTACCATTTTGGGCGACACTTCAACCACGTTGCCATCGCCCATGGAACGACGTAACGATCCCACCAGCCGCTCTGTAAGCTTGGGATCGTTATAAACCGCGATCGTGCCCTCAGTGATTTTCACTTCAGGAGCGCGGGGAGCCCCGGCGAGCTCCGCCTCGGCTTTGGCCACGCGCTCGATGCCCTTTAGCACGCGCTCGCGAACTTCCTTCTTGTAAGTGCGCACAGAGAGGCCAAGCATTACCTGATCGGGAATAATGTTGTTCTTAGTTCCACCATGAATCTGGCCCACGGTGACCACAACTGGATCAAGCGGATTGTTTTGCCGAGAGACCAGCGTTTGGAGTCCGCTAACGATGCGAGCAGCGATGACGATGGGATCGATTGTCATCTGTGGCTGCGCTCCATGTCCTCCTTTGCCAAAAACCGTGATGTCGATCGAATCGGAGTTGGCGAGCGCGTAGCCGGGGGTATAACCGACTTTCCCTGCCGGTAGATTATCGGCATCATGCACGGCCAGCGCGAAGTTCGGTTTTGGAAATCGCGTATATAAACCATCGGCTAGCATTGCGCGCGCGCCTTTGACTACCTCCTCGGCGGGCTGCGCGATCATGATGAGCGTCCCGCTCCATTGCTGCTTGTGCGAAGCCATCCACTTGGCGGTTCCGATCCATGCAGTCATATGCAGATCGTGGCCGCACGCATGCATCACCGGCGTCCCGTCCGTGCTATGCACCTTG containing:
- a CDS encoding HAD family hydrolase, which codes for MNPVLPILALASDYDATLAFEGKIAPHTRDALARLKASTRKLLLVTGRELEDLLAIAPEIALFDCTVAENGAVLYWPSRRHIESIAPPPPKQFLEKLRQRGVQPVSVGRSIVSTKQPNAGTVQETIADMGLALDIIFNRDSVMVLPAGVNKATGLTRALRELGVPAAQVVAVGDAENDEAFLRLCGFSVAVANAIPRIKQLADMTTEQEHGPGVVELVEKILAGEPLRQPSPRNPLCGVSSTHLEK
- a CDS encoding amidohydrolase; translation: MRLRALLLAVSLSNPTAFSANPPVSSTDFDQLYPNLEKLYVDLHQAPELSLHEERTAAKLVSELKPLGYDVTPGVGGYGVVAVLPNGAGPNVLLRTDTDALPVEEKTGLPFASKVHSTDGTPVMHACGHDLHMTAWIGTAKWMASHKQQWSGTLIMIAQPAEEVVKGARAMLADGLYTRFPKPNFALAVHDADNLPAGKVGYTPGYALANSDSIDITVFGKGGHGAQPQMTIDPIVIAARIVSGLQTLVSRQNNPLDPVVVTVGQIHGGTKNNIIPDQVMLGLSVRTYKKEVRERVLKGIERVAKAEAELAGAPRAPEVKITEGTIAVYNDPKLTERLVGSLRRSMGDGNVVEVSPKMVSEDFSYYAQDGIPEAMFHVGAVNPQKFADAQQSGAQLPSLHSALFAPDFQPTLRTAIQTEVTELLELMGK